The window CATAATTCTCACCACCAGACCATGAATTACCTGCCCATTATAGTTGAAAGGTTTAAAAAAACAGAACCAATTtaccaagaaacaaaaagaacaatatAATCTTTTGGGtgttcttaaaaataataataataataatttatttaaaaaaaaaaaaaaaaaaaccctgagTCCCTTTCCTCGCCTAGGCTCTAAAGGTAACCCACCTGGACATTTAGGCAAGCACTTGACTAGCCTTTGCCTACCATGTTTAAGTGTTCAATTTTCTTACCCCCTAAACCCCATATAGGACCCAATTCCAATCCACCTGATGAAATTTAAATCTTCCCCTATACCACCCCATAAGGAAATTCACCAATTTATTTACCGTGTAGGAACgttggaggaaaaaaagaagtggGCAAGCCAGATAGCATAATCTAGAGACAAGGACTGATAGAAAGACACAAAGGAAAACATTGTAGGAGATGATTCAATTGTATTAAGGGCTGGTGTTTGTCCAAAAAAGAAGGATCTGCAGTTATCAAACCTCCTTTTTCCTCTACCcttcttttttgaaaagtaataaaCTAGTAAAAGCAGAAACAGGATAATGATAGGAGCCATACATGGGATCACTACAAggattaattttatattttacactTGCATTTAATGTCTTAATGCTTTCTAGTTTTCGTTattctttctcccttttttgagattttaaactAAGTCTATCTCGTGTCGAGTTGATAATCTTAAGTAGTCATGATCTACAAATTTAGAAGAGTTCAACAAGAACAACTGGGGCAAACTAAGATCTAAATATGTCTACTAACTTTTGAGAGTTTTCTTACAGAAAGAGTATCTGAGTAAACCATGTCTTGATTATGTAGAGTAGCCATAACCAATACTCAGTTTCGACACTCAAAACTCAGGTGCAaagtaaacataaaaaaatccaaaaagtctacttaaaatataaattatgcaGTACCAGAAAACCAAGTTTTCAAatgataaataataacaaaaaaaggttagtcatataaaataaaattgtgctGATTCACTCTTTAATCGCAACTTGATATACAAATGGTAATGACCAAATTGAGTACATTGACATCAATATACCTCATATCCTGCAGTAGCACCACAATATAGTGCAGCCAGGTGGCGACGATTTGTTGCACCTACATCTTTAGTATTATCCAACAGCACTATGTCACCCACTTCAAAAATCTAAAGCCAAAATTAGATATAAGGGAACatcttttgaaaagaaaatggataattttattaagaattaAGGgaacattttcattaaatatacaaaaaaatgcAGGAATCAGCATGCTTGAATCAAATTGTTGGTCTTGTTTAGGAAACCCAACTTTTTAAGggatcatttattgtcttgtctctTAATTAAGAAGATAGCAGCTtccaaaattacccttaaacaaagttctcaaaaaaaatttcgtttaAAGTGCTTGTGTTTAGCAGTGGCATAATAGTAAATTAATGGGTATTAATTTTAGAAGCTAGATaaaattttgggacatcccaaaatcaAATACTGGACCATCAATTTGGGACAGAGGGAGTATCAGTTATCACAGCCCCAAATTTGCAAGAAATATTGCAACACATGGATTAATACCACTCTAATTATATCATGTGGCATTATATATTGCCAGAAGAAGCCAGAAGGTATTGGCAATATTATCATGTGGCATTATATATTGCCACCCATACTTTAATAAAGAACCTTGAAACCCCACTTAACAATATAAAGACAATTCTGATCATTTTAACATCCCTATGTTGAAATATTACTACTATTGGCATATGGCAACCCACTTACAAGGCCTCTAAGAACCATATAAGCTTCTAATATGTTCACCACTCTAATGTAATGAGAAGATACGCATAAAAGATCTAAAATGTCATTCATATTTTTACAAATGTGGTTTTCTATTAACATGGTCCATTGAGAAACTACAACGTACCTTTATGGGCTTCGGATGGGCTTTGTTCTGTCCAATAGTTTTCAATATACCGGGCATAAGACTGGTCCGAGCAGTCTGTCAAAATGGAGGAACGTGTCAGAATTCAGTTAAATAAAGAAACaggaaatataatatataatataaagtatGTTGtacgatattttttaatatttagtttGCACATTAAAAGCTTCAAGAGACACATGAGATAAGTATGGACAGCTGAAATAGACTAAGCCAAGCAGTTAACATAACTATGCAAAATATTAGGGCTAGACACACTTCAATATCCTGCACTTAAATTAGTTCAAGCAAGAAAATGGCTGCACTTAAATGGCAAAATGGAATCTATGGGGGACTAGATCAGGAAAGAAACTTTGATGGCAACTTAGGAACAAATGCATCCACTTCAATCACAACTAGCTTCAAGAGGAAATGCAGGAGTTCATGAAATGTGGTCAAGTGTAGATTAAAGCAAATAGAGTAAAATGAATAATGGCAAGGACAGAAAATAAACTTTCAAAAAGAAGTAGGAGAAAGTAAACATATGTCAAAGTGAGAGAGACCAAAGACAAACTCAGTAAATCCTAAGTAGAgtaaacaaacacaaaattagaagaaaagGCAGATTGATAGGAGTTACAACAATCACAAGCAACATTCATACCCTTCATAAAATCATGCTAGACAAATCCCACATTGCCAGAGTATATTTAAGCACAAAAGATTGAGAATACAAACCTCATTTTCAGAGGAACGAGGATTTCCAATAATCACCGCAGTTGATTTATCATCTTCACGATTTAACATTGCGAAATTATCATTAAGTGAGCACAAAATAAATGACAAGACCTCTGTAAATCCGCACATTGCCATCTGATAGGAAAATTTTACAGTAAAAGAGGAGGGGGAGATAAACAAGTAGAATGATTTAGAAGATTGTATACAAGGAATAGAATTATTAATCAAAAAAAGGTCACAAcattcttatttttcttattctaaCTTGAATATATACATGAGTGTTCTCTGTTCTGTACCTCCAATCTGATAATATGACTAAACTCTTCCAAGCGCAGTGGCTTCAAAGACACAGCTCTGCCCTTTGAGATATTGTAACCCTTAGCAATTGCAATATCTTTCACACTATTGAACCCATAAGCAATCGCAACATCCTTAGCAATAAAAATGTCTTGTCAATGAAAATACAAGTATGAATGTCATAACATATTTGATGCAGATAAACACATCAGAAAAATACGCAGGTCTAGAACCAAAAATACCTCCATTACATCACATGGATGAAGAACATCACTTCTAGTAGGGGGTACAGATACAGTAATTTTGGAGTCATTATCATCTGAAAGAGACTTTTCAGCACGCAATTGCATCCGATTTAATAAACCAGTGACctgaaagaaagagaatgaaaGCGATAAGATAATGCAAAAAACAAGCTAAGCCTTGCATATGATTCAGTTACCCTGATTAAACATAAACTAAGTGTCTACATTCTACATGATAGAACAAACACAATTGCTAATCTAATGCCGTGTTAATTTGGAGGGAGGGGAGAGGGGAAGTAAAAAAAAGCCTCTGATTGATTAGggggaaaaagggaaagaatgAATCCCATCAGCTCCACCATTTCCAATCCATAAAAATCTGACAGCATGCGGGGCAGAGAAGGGTTAGGCTTTTTATATACTAAAAAAGGAAGAGTTTGATAGAAGGGAATAAATTAAGAATATACCCTCATCCAGAATTTCACTTGCATCATCCCTCCCCTTGTCAACAAAATAGAAGGGAGGTAGAATCCTCTCTTTCCTCTTTTCCCCTCTCAAATCCTCCTACTTTCCATCCCTCCTACCATAGTATAAGATTTCAAAAAAAGTATGCTTGTATTGATAATATGTTGGCCAGACGTTGATGCTAACATTAGTAGGAACCAAAATTACTTAGaagaatttgacaaaaaaaatcagaagaCAGTGGGCCTAGCCTTGGTTCTGACCCTATAACTATGGCCTTAAGCTTGGTTTATTACTCCCAACTTCCTTATATCTAGCAGTACCACCATGAAAAGTTCCAATTCTAACATAATAGGAAGGATAAGAGTCTATTAGCATGCTCCATCATACccaaacaaaaagagatctgattttttataaatacaatGATAGACTTTGGTTAATGAAAATTGAAGTATTAAGGTTTGTTCAAGCATTATTGCCCATGTGGTTCTATCCTCCACTTCATGTTCTTCTCACTTACTGCACATTTTTCTTCTTGCAATATCTGCACCTGTGCCAGTAATTACAATTCACTACCAGATTAAGTTTTCCATTAAGTTCCTACAATCCTATTTCTGACACCTAGAGCAGTAGAAGTTATAATAAATAGAAACATTAATCTTTTATGGTAACAAAACATTATCTACCAACAAGAATTCTAGCCTTGCATATACTTAAAAGCTAAGACTAACAAAGCTAATAACATAGACATACTCTGCCACAACATGCCAATGCTACTGCTCTCACAGTCACACTACAATCCAGTGTCCTTAGATTTGAACCCTATGAAAAGGCATCACTTCTTTCTTCACCGACAAGGCATGCATCTGAGCCCCCCAAGTGTATTTTTCGTTATCAGCAATCAATGTGATCCATAATTAAATTGCGGCATTTCTTTAGTGTAATACGCATTTGTTATACATGAAACTTTTTAGAGTTAATAACAAGTATACCAAGGTGCACACACATCCTAAACTACAAAATGCTAATATCAACACCATGcttcaaaaataatttgtagTGTCCACCTTAGCATTTAAATTAGGatctaaaaaaatagattaatgGCAATCACCCACCCTCAACTAAGGAGGCGCCTGCAACATGCACCCTACACTAAAAATTCAGTAATAATGAACGTTGCAGATTAATCTCAAGGTCTGAATTGCAAAATTTAGTAGTAGATCGTGTACATTGCAAATGACCTCACAGTCAGGGCGCTGCAATAAACCtctttttaagtaaattaagCTCAAACAGTTGATCTCAAGCTCAATTTGGGGTGGACCCAACCACCGCACCACATTTATAGCACAAAACCCCATTGATGTACCTGCAACTCTTAGAGCATGCAGCACAAGCTTAAGCTCTACAGATTTCAGATTGATTAGTGCTCAAACAAGTACACAGTTGGCTTTTTCACTCGTTTtgtgacccccccccccccccccaaaaaacaccaaaaaaaagtacatatttGGTCATCAACACCAtccatggaattgattaaacatcgtcaaaaagtttctttttagattaaaaaaaatggtggatGAACATAATCAGATAATCCtagtaaaaataagaaattaccTACAAAGGGATCTTACATGGTATCCATGAAGCGCATAGGAAAAGTCACATTGAGTCAAGAACAGTCAAATCCGCCAACAGTAAAACTCAAAAGGGAACACTAATACCTCAAGCAATTTTCCAACGTCATCAATTATGCACTTATCAAGGATACTACCATCATGGGAGAAACTTAATACCAATTAAAAGAATATTCGGCCAACTATATTATAAAAGATATATCTGCCTCAACATGTCAAAAGAGAAAACACATATAAATgtctaatataaaattatgaatgTTATTTCAAAGCTTAAATGTTTCCTCACCAACATTACAGAAGAACAGTTTATGATTAAATCAGTAATCCTTTTAACAATTGTAAATCTGTAAGCATTCAACTAAAACATGAATGGAAAAGGGAATGGTAAAAACAAGAAACAGACCgaaaatatacaaatataagCTGCCAGTAAGCAACGCATAAAAAGAGCAAACAGTGAAAGCAACATAAAGAACTGGAGTGAAAGCAGCCTCTAGTATATCATGCAAACAATACTATGCTACCCAAAGTTTTTTTCTAGATAAATACTATGCTACAAAAAGTTACAAATATCGTTTAAGTGATCATTTACAGTATGTCTACAAGAATAAAGATTTTGGATCAATGTGTTTTGCTGTAAAATTTTTGGGAGTACCAGCAAatatctatttaaaatttttgggattaCCTGACCATGTGCTACAACACATCAAAAAGCAGCCAGCTGTATGGTGTATTAAGGGTTTGTTTTTTTGGCAACGTTTGCTGGCTGCAGTGTCCAATCTCCATGCCCATTTTACATAAACGAGCATTTGAGGCCTGCATTTGAaacaatttctctctctccctctctaatCTGTTTCTATTTTATAAAGTCatctcaaatttttaatttttttagtgtggACATCTCTTATTTTTCACCCTTCAATCTTTTGTTTACAAAAAATGTAACAAATCAAAGCATCTTGGCCCTCTAGCATGAATCGATCATGAAGCAGATTGATTAGAAAATTCTGGTAAATCATTGATTTCATCTGGTGTCTAATGCATATTTCATTTACAAGTTTACTAGATCGAAATTTATGAtgttcaaaaattatatatccAATGTCACATTAAGTAAAGATTTATGATATATTCATTCTGCTTCATTTTACATTCTGTGATTTACCGTTTACGATCCTTTTCAATGTATGATACAGTTTTTATAAAATTGATGCTACCCAACCCCaccaataaatttaaatataaatagataAGCACAGACACACACCAAAAACAGCAACCACCACTACCACCTTGAATGACACATTTAAactttcattaatcaagaaagTAGATAATTATTTGGACAGATATTGCAATACCTCATCAGCCTTCAAGGGCACTCCAATTGCACCAGTAATATAGGAAAGAGAAACTTCCATATTGTAGACAGATAAATCAGGATAGATATATGACTTGCCATCAGAATATATCACTTCAACTGGCtcaatttcaaactttcttTCACAATATTCTGAAAACATTGTCACCTAAGAGAACAGAGGAAGATCATTCATTAAACTACTACAAATCAGATCTCCAATCCAAAAAAAACTTGAACAGGAACATCTCAATTGCCTACCATTGTGTTTAAAACAATCTTGGCTTTTGTCAGATCAGTGGCAGTACATTCAATGAATACATTCTTCGTCTCTAATTTGATTGCTGAATGCGCCCCATTTATAATAGGAGGCAAAGACAAAACAGTTCTgcataaaaaatagtaaaatacatttaggaaagaaaaagggaaataaAACATTAATGCATCAAACTTTATATTACCAAtacaatatttaaaagaaattgatagaataatatataaaaaataacacatcaAGAAACCATCAtaattgcaatttaaataacagcaatttcaataaattgtacagtaaaaaagaggaagaaattgATAGAATAATAAAGGAATAGCAGCAATTTAAATAAACTGTACAGTAAAAGAGCTAAGAATTCTTATACTTGCAAACACATCAAGAAACTATCATACCTTCTACTGTCATACAATACAGGGAACACTGGTGAGTTCTCAATTATGTGCAAAAACTTCTTCAGTTTCAAATCTGACTGCCAAATCAGTGAAACaaacattttgaaatgaaacaaTTATACCATCAAGAAcgatgtaaaataaaatattcaagcTCCTGAGAATTATGCACAAAGACTATAttacaataatttaatattGCAAAGTCAAggtatattaacaaaaaaagtcTCAATATAAGACTCACTTTGTAAAACTCCATCAGCTCATCAGCTCTGAAGTTCTTCTCCTAAATTGCAAAAGACGAAGTTACAAGCAATCAGTTCAAACATTCTTTATTGACTTCATTATTTTTCCgttaaaagaacaaaataagaTATAAAATGTGAGAAGCAAATTTACATAAACCTTTGCTATCTACGAAAGTATGGGAAGTTCCAGTATGACAGGAAGTGCTCAAATAAATCAGATAAAGTGAAACTCATAACCAAGTAATATGAAGGTTAATTCGCTAATATTACAGACTGAATCTTATTGGCAAAGGGAAACGCAAAAACTAGAAGTATgccaaaacaaccaaaaaaaaggtcaccaaaacaaaaacaaagaggcTCACAATTGAGAAAAAACTATCTGCTTCGGGAAACTGTCTACCACGAGATTCGATACTTTTGATTTGGATAATTGAATATCATACCAGAAGAAAGGATAGCTTAGATGTCAAGCAATACACCAGTGGGAACCAGATTGGTTCCATACTccgtattttttttataggtaataatacttttattgaataaaaagaaCATCGTGTTCAAGACGATGAGCACTCTAGAcatgaaaaaatacaaaaagctcAAGTTAAAGCTAACAGATTGTAAGACAGcagaaattgaaataaattgaGCCAACTGAAATAAAGTACCAAAAAGATGTGTTAAAAGATATAAGGAtctctcattatcttcaaaGATACGGTTATTACATTCCTGCCAAACTAACCACATTAGACAACCTGGAATTATATTTTACATGAAAAAGTCATTCTTTTACAGTGTCTTTAAGTAAGGCATTTCATGACATTCTGTTAATCAGAAGCATAAAATGACATTCAGTCTCTCCAgcataaatcttttttttcatGACCCTATCAGGTACCAGTCCTGCTGACAAAGTAACAACAGAAAACTATGTCCTTGGtaaataattgaattaaaaatataaacattacCTGCTTGAGTGGAACAAAATTTATACTTGACGGCGGCAAAGCCTGAAATAAAGAGATTCTTGTGAGTCACTGATGCAGTA of the Quercus robur chromosome 10, dhQueRobu3.1, whole genome shotgun sequence genome contains:
- the LOC126701403 gene encoding phenylalanine--tRNA ligase beta subunit, cytoplasmic, translated to MPTVSIGRDRLFEALGKTYTQEEFEELCFSFGIELDDVTTEKAIMRKEKHLDEESDGDEEVIYKIEVPANRYDLLCLEGIAQALRIFNGQQEIPTYKAANISTKSMLKMHVKPETSSIRPYVVCAVLRGVTFDTASYNSFIDLQDKLHQNICRRRTLVAIGTHDLDTLHGPFTYEALPPSSINFVPLKQEKNFRADELMEFYKSDLKLKKFLHIIENSPVFPVLYDSRRTVLSLPPIINGAHSAIKLETKNVFIECTATDLTKAKIVLNTMVTMFSEYCERKFEIEPVEVIYSDGKSYIYPDLSVYNMEVSLSYITGAIGVPLKADEVTGLLNRMQLRAEKSLSDDNDSKITVSVPPTRSDVLHPCDVMEDVAIAYGFNSVKDIAIAKGYNISKGRAVSLKPLRLEEFSHIIRLEMAMCGFTEVLSFILCSLNDNFAMLNREDDKSTAVIIGNPRSSENETARTSLMPGILKTIGQNKAHPKPIKIFEVGDIVLLDNTKDVGATNRRHLAALYCGATAGYEVIHGLVVRIMQVIGLVPPDDNTTYYLKPSEEPEFLLGTQASIIYKGKQIGTSGIVHPEVLNKFDISDPCSYFELDIACFL